The region GCACTGGTCAGCATTCGTCCTCTGCGAGGCTCGCGAACTCCTCCATGGACACGGTCCGCTGCTCGTCGAGGTTGTCCACGACCTCGGTGATCAGGATAGATCCGGGCCGCAGGTCTGCCACCTCAGCGAACCGGAAGCTCACCGCGTGCGAGGTGAAGCTGTTGTCATCGGCGACTCCGTACATCCGGAAGGCCTCGTCCGGCTCAGGGGCCGGATCAGGTGGGAACCCCTCCAGGCGTACCGCGGTCGGCGAGGTCGCGGCACGCGGCACGGCATACCGTTGTCGCAGCCAGGAGGGCTGACTCTGGGAGGCCGCCGTGCCGGACGGCGAGGGCGAAACCGAGCGTTTCTCGGCAAGGAGGATGACCTTGCCTGGTGGCCGGTCCGCGCACCAGGACAAGACCGCGAAGGGCCGACCGTCAGCGTCCACGGTCAGGCCGGTGACGGCCTTGATCACAGGAGTGCAACCGGTCGCCCCGGCCAGCACGAGCATCGCAACGATCAGCGAAGCGCTGATCCGCCGCGCACTCATCAGCATCTGAGTCGTCACACCCCGACGGTCGCAGCACCACGTCAATCTCCGACCCCGACCACGTCACAGACCGATGACGGTTAGTGACCATGTCGCACCCGAGGCTGTTCGCGTTCGGCCGCCGATCGTGCGTTGGAGGTGGCCCGCGATCGACGTCCGATCCGTTCAGTCGGCGAAGGGCAGCGGGCAGCAGGAGGTCCCAGCGCAGGCGATCAGGTCGTCGCAGCCAGCCGAGATGGCGGCCCGCAGGGTGTCGCGGACGACTTTCAGGTCCGCCAACTTCTGCTCGACCTCTATCAGTTTGTCGCTGGCGCGTGCCTGTAAGCCAGTGCCGGACCGCCGATGCCGGAAGGCGTCGACCAAGTCGGCAACCTCGTTGAGGGTGAAGCCCAGACGTTGCGCGGTCTTGATGACTCGCAGCAGGGTGACCGTCTCGGTCGGGTAGAGCCGGTGCCCGCCCGGTGAGCGCTGCGGCGGGTCGAGCAGACCCCGACGCTCGTAGTAGCGCAGCGTCTGCTGGTTGACTCCGGCCGCGTCGGCCGGTTGCCCGCTGCGTAGTCCCGGTCCGGTCACCGATGGCCCCGAACAGACGCGGCCCGCTCGGCGAGGGCGTCGAGCACGTCGGCGTGGGCCGCTGG is a window of Micromonospora sp. WMMD961 DNA encoding:
- a CDS encoding MerR family transcriptional regulator → MTGPGLRSGQPADAAGVNQQTLRYYERRGLLDPPQRSPGGHRLYPTETVTLLRVIKTAQRLGFTLNEVADLVDAFRHRRSGTGLQARASDKLIEVEQKLADLKVVRDTLRAAISAGCDDLIACAGTSCCPLPFAD